From a single Litorilinea aerophila genomic region:
- a CDS encoding pyridoxamine 5'-phosphate oxidase family protein, whose protein sequence is MEKLPAHVTAVFRCFYTAELTTLGRGGAPVTWPVLPIFWEKRGLFIVATSIGLPQKAFNIRRNPQVSLLYSEPTGSELSSSPAVLVQGQAQVGEQVIVGQEDAEPEIIEAMTAQALKLVQKQPAMGLYMRNPVTRYLMDWYFMRLIITITPQRIHCWDEGDFSRPAHLLEATYVESDRAPSTRVQQRGTLRCGRCGTPGQLPLPSHVGCRAPGAVDPRAA, encoded by the coding sequence ATGGAAAAATTGCCAGCCCACGTGACCGCGGTCTTCCGCTGCTTCTACACCGCAGAGCTGACCACCCTGGGGCGGGGCGGCGCACCGGTCACCTGGCCGGTGCTGCCCATCTTCTGGGAGAAGCGGGGCCTGTTCATCGTGGCCACTTCCATTGGTCTGCCCCAAAAGGCGTTCAACATCCGGCGCAATCCCCAGGTCTCTCTGCTCTACTCGGAGCCCACCGGCAGCGAATTGAGCAGTTCGCCGGCCGTGCTGGTGCAGGGCCAGGCCCAGGTGGGGGAGCAGGTGATCGTGGGCCAGGAGGACGCGGAGCCGGAAATCATCGAAGCCATGACCGCCCAGGCGCTGAAATTGGTGCAGAAGCAGCCTGCCATGGGGCTGTACATGCGCAACCCCGTCACCCGCTATCTCATGGACTGGTATTTCATGCGGCTGATCATCACCATCACGCCCCAGCGCATACACTGTTGGGACGAGGGAGACTTCTCCCGCCCCGCCCACCTCTTGGAGGCAACCTATGTGGAATCAGATCGAGCGCCATCTACCCGAGTTCAACAGCGCGGTACTCTCCGCTGTGGACGCTGCGGGACGCCCGGCCAGCTTCCGTTGCCGTCCCACGTTGGATGCCGGGCGCCGGGTGCTGTGGATCCCCGCGCCGCCTGA
- a CDS encoding GNAT family N-acetyltransferase, whose translation MQTRRLTFRHLEAADLNDLFALYRDYAFGRLGLTRLVCLIDEQNQASIRVAEKIGMAFEKNGEDDVGPFQLYAMAAPNQAESRGDDCPEEPNP comes from the coding sequence TTGCAAACACGACGCTTGACCTTCCGACATCTGGAAGCGGCCGACTTGAACGACCTGTTCGCCTTGTATCGAGACTACGCCTTTGGTCGCCTGGGCCTGACGCGCCTGGTCTGTCTGATCGATGAACAGAACCAGGCTTCCATCCGTGTGGCGGAGAAGATTGGAATGGCTTTCGAGAAAAACGGGGAAGACGATGTGGGGCCGTTTCAACTGTACGCCATGGCAGCGCCCAACCAGGCCGAGTCTCGCGGGGACGACTGCCCAGAGGAACCAAACCCATGA
- a CDS encoding STAS domain-containing protein — translation MTTPSLPVRRLNGRTAVIDINGEVTAKSEDALAAAFADASTGVQAVILNFSGLEYMNSSGIGLLVTLLIRAQRQKQKLLACGLSDHYRQIFQLTRLDEAIGIYASEGEALGAV, via the coding sequence ATGACCACCCCTTCCCTTCCCGTGCGTCGGCTGAATGGCCGGACCGCAGTCATCGACATCAACGGCGAGGTGACCGCCAAGAGCGAGGACGCCCTGGCCGCGGCCTTTGCCGACGCCAGCACCGGCGTCCAGGCGGTCATCCTCAACTTCAGTGGGCTGGAGTATATGAACAGCTCCGGCATTGGCCTGCTGGTCACCCTGCTCATTCGCGCCCAGCGCCAGAAGCAGAAGCTGTTGGCCTGCGGCCTGAGCGACCACTACCGGCAGATCTTTCAACTGACCCGGCTGGATGAGGCAATTGGGATCTACGCCAGTGAAGGAGAAGCCCTGGGGGCTGTGTGA
- a CDS encoding ATP-binding protein produces the protein MRLLLFGPPRLETSAGQPVAVDTRKAVALAAYLAAAETPHSRDHLATLFWPESDGSRAKGALRRTLSTLKQALGGRGLEADSETIILRPDDDLWVDLWAFRAALAACAGHGHPQDQPCPLCVEPLRQAVTLYTGDFLAGFSLKDSAEFDDWHYFQAESLRRAFVSALDRLVTWESSQQRWDAAIAHARRRLAVDTLHEPAHRTLMRLYALAGQPAAALRQYRECVRILDAELGVPPLDETTALYDALLANRFAPADAPDVLSQPPSPPPSLSSSPPPDLRLPLVGRDKSWRTIQSTWRQANRGGLVALSGEAGAGKSRLLDELQTCARSQGATTALARCFPGEEGLAFGPLLEALQPLLGTKQGREAVAALPVWQRKEVARLFPTVLADASDLSPTPPLDSPGGQARFFQALADLLAALLRGPAPGVLAFDDLHWADSATMELLAWLVRRLQGLPFCLALTWRSGESDREPLLHQLVQSAQRNGQGVLLTLERLELADVAQLLQAGPWDESLVPRLYAETEGIPFLLAEQLAALPETLDAAQEVHLAPASVRELFATRLESLDGMAGQVLSAAAVIGRSFDLETVQAAAGRSEEETVQGLETLVRRRLVVEQAGNGPGGQPRYDFSHEKLRELVYAETALARRRLLHRRVGESLARRRGLGFAGQAAFHFRWAGLEEEAAQLYAQAGDEARQLYANAQALAHYRLALALGHPDTIRLRAAEGELLTRQGNYGAALLALQQAAAGAEGRALAQVEEQIAGVHQRLGEWKLAAVHGQAGLAALAGNEHSELRARLLAGLSLSMHRLNDDDRSLALAEEAAQAAEVAGDTQAQAEVWNLLGLLARSRGDQESALRYLQKSLAAAATLPDPGAEIAARNNLALALADQGDFAAAQAHLLSARERCAAWGDRHREAAIQNNLADLLHRAGDDEQAMAHLKQAVILFAEIGEPGALPTNPEIWKLAEW, from the coding sequence ATGCGTTTACTTCTATTTGGCCCGCCCCGTCTGGAGACCAGTGCAGGACAACCTGTGGCCGTGGACACGCGCAAGGCCGTCGCTCTGGCCGCTTACCTGGCCGCGGCAGAAACACCCCACAGCCGGGACCACCTGGCCACGCTCTTTTGGCCGGAATCCGACGGCAGCCGGGCCAAGGGCGCGCTGCGCCGCACCCTCTCCACGCTGAAACAGGCCCTGGGCGGGCGCGGGCTGGAAGCCGACAGCGAGACGATTATCCTTCGCCCTGACGATGACCTGTGGGTGGATCTGTGGGCCTTCCGCGCCGCACTGGCTGCCTGCGCCGGCCACGGCCACCCGCAGGATCAGCCTTGCCCCCTCTGCGTGGAACCCTTGCGCCAGGCCGTGACCCTCTACACCGGCGACTTTCTGGCCGGTTTCAGCCTGAAGGACAGCGCCGAGTTCGACGACTGGCACTACTTTCAGGCGGAATCCCTGCGCCGGGCCTTCGTGAGCGCGCTGGACCGACTGGTGACCTGGGAGAGCAGCCAGCAGCGTTGGGACGCGGCCATCGCCCACGCCCGCCGTCGCCTGGCTGTGGACACCCTGCACGAACCGGCTCACCGGACGCTCATGCGCCTCTACGCCCTGGCCGGTCAGCCCGCCGCGGCTCTGCGCCAGTACCGGGAATGTGTGCGCATTTTGGACGCAGAGCTGGGCGTACCGCCCCTGGACGAGACCACCGCGCTCTATGACGCCTTGCTCGCCAACCGGTTTGCGCCCGCCGACGCGCCGGATGTCCTGTCCCAGCCACCGTCCCCACCGCCTTCGTTGTCGTCTTCACCACCGCCGGATCTGCGCCTGCCGCTGGTGGGCCGAGATAAAAGCTGGAGAACGATCCAGTCCACCTGGCGGCAGGCGAACCGGGGCGGGCTGGTCGCGCTCAGTGGCGAAGCCGGCGCAGGCAAGAGTCGCCTGCTGGACGAGTTGCAGACCTGCGCCCGATCCCAGGGGGCAACCACGGCCCTGGCCCGTTGCTTTCCCGGCGAAGAAGGCCTGGCCTTTGGTCCCCTGCTGGAGGCCTTGCAGCCCCTGCTGGGGACCAAACAGGGGCGCGAGGCCGTGGCTGCATTGCCCGTCTGGCAACGGAAAGAGGTCGCCCGCCTCTTCCCCACCGTGTTGGCGGATGCAAGCGATCTGTCCCCCACACCCCCCCTGGATAGTCCGGGCGGTCAGGCCCGTTTCTTTCAGGCTCTGGCCGATCTGCTGGCCGCCCTGCTGCGCGGTCCCGCGCCGGGCGTCCTGGCCTTCGATGACCTGCACTGGGCCGACAGCGCGACAATGGAGCTGCTCGCCTGGCTGGTCCGTCGCCTGCAGGGCCTACCCTTCTGCCTGGCCCTGACCTGGCGCAGCGGGGAAAGCGACCGGGAGCCTCTGCTGCACCAACTTGTCCAGTCCGCCCAGCGCAACGGCCAGGGGGTCCTGCTCACCCTGGAGCGGCTGGAATTGGCCGACGTGGCGCAACTGCTTCAGGCCGGCCCCTGGGATGAGTCCCTGGTCCCGCGGCTCTACGCAGAGACCGAGGGCATCCCTTTTCTGCTGGCCGAGCAACTGGCCGCCCTGCCCGAGACGCTGGACGCTGCGCAGGAGGTTCACCTGGCCCCGGCCAGTGTGCGCGAGCTCTTCGCCACCCGGCTGGAAAGCCTGGACGGCATGGCGGGCCAGGTGCTTTCCGCGGCCGCGGTCATCGGGCGTTCCTTCGATCTGGAAACAGTGCAGGCCGCTGCTGGACGCAGCGAGGAAGAGACCGTCCAGGGCTTGGAGACGCTGGTGCGGCGTCGCCTGGTGGTGGAGCAAGCCGGAAACGGCCCGGGGGGCCAGCCTCGTTACGATTTCAGCCACGAGAAGCTGCGGGAGCTGGTCTACGCCGAGACTGCCCTGGCTCGACGGCGTCTGCTGCACCGGCGGGTGGGCGAAAGTCTGGCCCGGCGGCGGGGATTGGGCTTCGCGGGCCAGGCGGCCTTCCACTTCCGCTGGGCCGGCCTGGAGGAGGAAGCAGCCCAGCTCTACGCCCAGGCCGGCGACGAGGCCCGCCAGCTCTACGCCAACGCCCAGGCCCTGGCCCACTACCGGTTGGCCCTGGCCTTGGGACACCCAGACACAATCCGGTTGCGCGCAGCCGAGGGTGAGCTGTTGACCCGACAAGGGAACTATGGGGCCGCGTTGCTGGCTCTACAACAGGCCGCAGCGGGCGCGGAAGGGCGGGCCCTGGCCCAGGTGGAAGAACAGATTGCCGGGGTGCACCAGCGATTAGGAGAATGGAAGCTGGCCGCGGTCCATGGGCAAGCCGGGCTGGCTGCGCTGGCCGGGAACGAGCATTCGGAACTGCGGGCCCGTTTGCTGGCTGGGTTGAGCCTGTCCATGCACCGTTTGAACGACGACGATCGGTCCCTGGCCCTGGCAGAGGAGGCGGCCCAGGCGGCAGAGGTGGCCGGCGACACCCAGGCCCAGGCCGAGGTGTGGAATCTATTGGGGCTGCTGGCCCGCAGTCGAGGCGACCAGGAATCCGCTCTTCGCTACCTGCAAAAGAGCCTGGCCGCAGCTGCCACTCTACCCGATCCCGGCGCGGAGATCGCGGCGCGCAACAATCTGGCCCTGGCCCTGGCGGATCAGGGTGACTTCGCCGCCGCGCAGGCGCATCTGCTCTCCGCGCGGGAACGCTGCGCCGCCTGGGGCGACCGCCACCGGGAAGCTGCGATCCAGAACAACCTGGCCGATCTCCTACACCGGGCCGGGGACGACGAGCAAGCCATGGCTCATCTCAAACAGGCGGTGATCCTTTTCGCCGAGATCGGCGAGCCGGGCGCCTTGCCCACCAACCCGGAGATCTGGAAGCTGGCGGAGTGGTGA
- a CDS encoding DUF6789 family protein, producing the protein MNGNTEVANKETRSDAAVSGLLAGILAGVVMVAFLAAAGFAGGSSVADVLARFGAGEGAMPVAGLLTHLAVSGIYGLVWGILIHIMRRFLPAPAWLLGLAYGLLLYLVAQGLLLTAPTPLAGIPPMQFLIAHGVYGLTLGLAKQRGG; encoded by the coding sequence ATGAACGGCAATACGGAAGTGGCAAACAAGGAGACGAGAAGCGACGCTGCGGTGAGCGGGTTGTTGGCAGGCATTTTGGCCGGGGTGGTGATGGTGGCGTTTCTGGCCGCGGCGGGCTTTGCCGGGGGCAGCTCCGTGGCCGACGTGCTGGCCCGCTTCGGGGCTGGGGAGGGCGCGATGCCTGTGGCCGGTCTGCTCACGCACCTGGCCGTGTCGGGCATCTACGGCCTGGTCTGGGGCATTCTCATCCATATCATGCGCCGTTTTTTGCCCGCGCCAGCCTGGTTGCTGGGGCTGGCCTACGGTCTGCTGCTCTACCTGGTGGCCCAGGGTCTCCTTTTGACCGCGCCCACGCCGCTGGCCGGGATCCCCCCCATGCAGTTTCTGATCGCACATGGCGTCTATGGGTTGACCTTGGGGTTGGCCAAGCAGAGAGGGGGATGA
- a CDS encoding STAS domain-containing protein — protein MEHKTFGANLRPMGDSVIIDLSGDIDAAAEEALNAAYAQAEAAGADPVLLNFSDVGYINSTGIALIVGLLAQARKRHRQLVTYGLSDHYQEIFRITRLSDFMGMYADEASALQRDR, from the coding sequence ATGGAACACAAAACATTCGGTGCAAACCTGCGCCCAATGGGTGACAGCGTCATCATCGACTTGTCGGGCGACATCGACGCCGCGGCCGAGGAGGCCCTGAACGCGGCCTACGCCCAGGCAGAGGCCGCCGGCGCGGACCCGGTGCTGCTGAATTTCAGCGATGTCGGCTACATCAACAGCACAGGCATCGCCCTCATCGTCGGTCTGCTGGCCCAGGCCCGCAAACGCCATCGCCAGCTGGTCACCTACGGTCTGAGCGACCACTACCAGGAGATCTTTCGCATCACCCGCCTGTCGGACTTCATGGGGATGTATGCGGATGAGGCAAGCGCGTTGCAGCGGGACAGGTGA
- a CDS encoding ATP-binding SpoIIE family protein phosphatase, translating to MIAQITALWQRFTTNNSEQAGEPVVATSDSTPPAAVLPPVDIAPNDPLLAYLLHVNGPVEVERLKLDSPALESLKAAGTRLLVPLVSQGELIGVLNLGSRRSDQEYSSDDRKLLADLATQAAPAVRVAQLVRQQKLEAAERERVAQELKVARLIQQTLLPQSLPEIDGWQVAAYYQPARAVGGDFYDFRTLPDGRLAIIIGDVTDKGVPAALVMATTRTLLRAASERLVSPGAVLERVNDLLHPDIPARMFVTCLYAVLDPATGHLVYANAGHDLPYTTGPSGVIELEARGMPLGLMPGMHYEEKEVTLAPGDTVLFYSDGLVEAHDPEREMYGFPKLREELAGFEGDDLVTYLLDTLHAFTGPGWEQEDDVTLVTVRYDGPSSVQREDPVQKGEVALLANFEVPSAPGNERRAMNQIAEAVASLDLPPDCLEKLKTAVAEATMNAMEHGNQYREDLPVHIRAEVEGTRLRVSITDHGGGAQIPEATTPDIDLKLAGLESPRGWGLFLIKSMVDEMNVHTDDEHHTVELVVNLDKT from the coding sequence ATGATAGCTCAGATAACAGCCCTTTGGCAACGATTTACGACCAACAACAGCGAGCAGGCCGGCGAGCCGGTGGTGGCAACTTCCGACTCGACGCCGCCGGCTGCCGTGCTGCCCCCTGTGGACATTGCGCCCAACGACCCGCTCCTGGCCTATCTACTTCACGTCAACGGGCCGGTGGAGGTGGAGCGTTTGAAGCTGGACTCCCCTGCCCTGGAGAGCCTGAAGGCTGCGGGCACACGCTTGCTTGTCCCTTTGGTAAGCCAGGGAGAACTGATCGGCGTCCTCAACCTGGGCTCCCGGCGCAGCGACCAGGAGTATTCCAGCGACGACCGCAAGCTGCTGGCAGACCTGGCCACCCAGGCCGCGCCGGCCGTCCGGGTTGCCCAACTGGTGCGCCAACAGAAGCTCGAAGCCGCAGAGCGGGAGCGGGTCGCCCAGGAACTGAAGGTGGCCCGGCTGATCCAACAGACGCTCCTGCCCCAGAGCCTGCCGGAAATCGACGGTTGGCAGGTGGCCGCCTACTACCAGCCAGCCCGGGCCGTGGGCGGCGACTTCTACGACTTCCGCACCCTGCCCGACGGCCGCCTGGCGATCATCATCGGCGACGTGACCGACAAAGGCGTGCCCGCCGCCCTGGTGATGGCCACCACCCGCACCCTGCTCCGGGCCGCATCGGAACGGCTGGTCTCCCCCGGCGCTGTGTTGGAACGAGTCAACGACCTGCTCCACCCGGACATCCCGGCCCGCATGTTCGTCACCTGCCTCTACGCAGTGCTGGACCCGGCCACAGGTCATCTGGTCTACGCCAACGCCGGTCACGATCTGCCCTACACCACCGGACCCAGCGGCGTGATTGAACTGGAAGCCCGAGGCATGCCCCTGGGGTTGATGCCTGGGATGCACTACGAGGAGAAGGAAGTCACCCTGGCGCCCGGCGACACCGTGCTCTTTTACAGCGACGGGTTGGTGGAGGCCCACGATCCCGAGCGGGAGATGTACGGTTTTCCCAAACTGCGGGAGGAGCTGGCCGGATTCGAGGGCGACGACCTGGTGACCTACCTGCTGGACACCCTGCACGCGTTCACCGGTCCCGGCTGGGAGCAGGAGGACGATGTGACCCTGGTCACCGTACGCTACGATGGCCCGTCGAGTGTGCAGAGAGAAGATCCTGTCCAGAAAGGGGAGGTCGCCTTGTTGGCGAATTTCGAAGTACCCAGTGCGCCGGGCAACGAACGCCGGGCCATGAACCAGATTGCCGAAGCCGTGGCCTCCCTGGATCTACCGCCGGACTGCCTGGAAAAGCTGAAGACCGCCGTGGCCGAAGCCACCATGAACGCCATGGAGCACGGCAACCAGTATCGGGAAGATCTGCCCGTTCACATCCGGGCGGAAGTGGAGGGGACGCGGCTGCGGGTGTCGATCACCGATCACGGGGGCGGCGCACAGATTCCCGAAGCGACCACGCCCGACATCGACCTGAAGCTGGCCGGGCTGGAATCGCCCCGAGGCTGGGGACTCTTTCTCATCAAAAGCATGGTGGACGAGATGAACGTGCACACCGACGATGAACATCACACCGTCGAATTGGTGGTCAATTTGGATAAGACATAG